From a single Salvelinus sp. IW2-2015 unplaced genomic scaffold, ASM291031v2 Un_scaffold1653, whole genome shotgun sequence genomic region:
- the LOC112071588 gene encoding claudin-5-like, with the protein MLSACLEFLGMGLCLLGSLLVMIACGLPMWKVTAFIDMNIVVAQTTWDGLWMSCVVQSTGQMQCKMHDSVLALSHDLQTARALTVIAAVLGVAGLVVTIAGAQCTNCIKTELVKAKVVHAGGVVYIISGLLVLVPLCWMANNIIVDFYNPDVSSSKKREIGAAIYIGWAATALLLLGGTLLCCSCPQRGKSAYPINYAPTKTISANGDFDKRHYV; encoded by the coding sequence ATGCTCTCTGCTTGTCTGGAGTTCCTGGGGATGGGGTTGTGCCTACTGGGCTCGCTCCTGGTCATGATCGCGTGTGGGCTGCCCATGTGGAAGGTGACGGCGTTCATCGATATGAATATCGTAGTCGCGCAGACCACTTGGGACGGGCTCTGGATGTCATGCGTGGTGCAGAGCACCGGCCAGATGCAGTGCAAGATGCACGACTCGGTGTTGGCGCTCAGCCATGACCTGCAGACAGCGCGCGCCCTCACGGTGATCGCGGCGGTTCTTGGGGTGGCGGGTCTGGTGGTGACTATTGCCGGGGCGCAGTGCACTAACTGTATCAAGACCGAATTGGTGAAAGCAAAAGTGGTGCACGCCGGTGGGGTGGTCTACATAATCAGCGGTCTATTGGTGTTGGTTCCCCTCTGTTGGATGGCCAATAACATCATAGTAGACTTTTACAACCCAGATGTGTCCTCGTCCAAGAAGAGGGAGATAGGAGCGGCCATCTATATCGGCTGGGCCGCCACAGCCCTGCTCCTTCTGGGGGGAACCCTGCTGTGCTGTTCTTGTCCCCAGCGAGGCAAGAGTGCCTATCCCATCAATTATGCCCCCACCAAGACCATCTCGGCCAACGGAGACTTCGACAAGAGACATTATGTGTAG